In Vigna unguiculata cultivar IT97K-499-35 chromosome 3, ASM411807v1, whole genome shotgun sequence, a single genomic region encodes these proteins:
- the LOC114175170 gene encoding importin subunit beta-1-like produces MAMEVTQILLNAQAVDGALRKQAEENLKQFQEQNLPSFLFSLAGELANDEKPAESRKLAGLILKNALDAKEQHRKIEFVQRWLALDPTLKAQIKAFLLRTLSSPSLDARSTASQVIAKVAGIELPHKQWPELIGSLLSNVHQLPAPTRQATLETLGYICEEVSPDVVDQEHVNKILTAVVQGMNSTEENNDVRLAAIKALYNALGFAQANFSNDMERDYIMRIVCEATQSPELKIRRAAFECLVAISSTYYEKLAHYIQEIFNITAKAVKEDEEPVALQAIEFWSSICDEEIDILEEYGGDFSGDSDVPCFYFIKQALSFLVPMLLETLLKQEEDQDQDEGAWNIAMAGGTCLGLVARTVGDDIVALVMPFIEENITKPDWRQREAATYAFGSILEGPSPDKLVPLVNMALNFMLSALMKDPNNHVKDTTAWTLGRMFEFLHGSALDTPIITPANCQQIITVLVQSMKDVPNVAEKACGALYFLAQGYEDAGSSSSPLTPFFQEIVQALLNVTHREDAGESRLRTAAYEALNEVVRCSNDETAPMVVQLVPVIMLELHQTLENQKVSSDERQNELQGLLCGCLQVIIQKLGSSEPTKYHFMQYADQIMGLFLRVFASRSATAHEEAMLAIGALAYATGADFAKYMTEFYKYLEMGLQNFEDYQVCAITVGVVGDVCRALEEKILPYCDGIMTQLLKDLSSNQLHRSVKPPIFSCFGDIALAIGENFEKYLLYAMPMLQSAAELSAHTAGADDDMTEYTNSLRNGILEAYSGIFQGFKGSPKTQLLMPYAPHVLQFLDSLYMEKDMDDVVTKTAIGVLGDLADTLGSNAGHLIQQSVSSKDFLKECLSSDDHLIKESAEWAKLAISRAISF; encoded by the exons ATGGCCATGGAGGTTACTCAGATCCTTTTAAATGCACAAGCTGTGGATGGTGCATTAAGGAAACAAGCAGAGGAAAACTTGAAACAGTTTCAGGAACAAAACCTTCCAAGTTTCTTGTTTTCTCTTGCTGGTGAATTGGCAAATGATGAGAAACCTGCAGAGAGTCGGAAGCTTGCAGGTTTAATTCTCAAGAATGCTCTGGACGCTAAAGAGCAACACCGGAAAATAGAATTTGTGCAAAGATGGTTGGCGTTGGACCCAACTTTGAAAGCCCAGATTAAGGCATTCTTGTTGAGGAcactttcttctccttctcttgaTGCACGATCAACTGCTTCACAAGTTATTGCTAAGGTTGCTGGCATCGAGCTGCCTCATAAACAGTGGCCAGAATTGATAGGATCCCTTTTGTCTAATGTTCACCAGCTTCCTGCACCTACAAGGCAGGCAACTCTTGAGACCCTTGGGTACATTTGTGAAGAAGTTTCCCCAGATGTAGTAGACCAGGAACATGTAAATAAGATACTCACTGCAGTTGTTCAGGGAATGAATTCCACCGAAGAAAACAATGATGTCAGGCTTGCTGCCATAAAAGCATTGTATAATGCTTTGGGTTTTGCACAGGCAAATTTTTCTAATGACATGGAGCGGGATTACATCATGAGAATTGTTTGTGAGGCCACCCAATCACCTGAATTGAAGATTAGACGTGCAGCATTTGAGTGCTTGGTAGCCATTTCTTCAACATACTATGAGAAGTTGGCTCATTACATCCAAGAAATCTTCAATATCACTGCCAAGGCTgtgaaggaagatgaagagCCAGTTGCACTCCAGGCAATTGAGTTCTGGAGTTCAATATGTGATGAAGAAATTGACATACTAGAAGAATATGGAGGTGATTTTAGTGGGGATTCAGATGTTCcctgcttttattttattaaacaggCACTTTCATTTTTGGTCCCCATGTTACTTGAGACACTTTTGAAGCAAGAAGAAGACCAAGATCAGGATGAGGGAGCATGGAACATTGCTATGGCTGGAGGTACATGTCTGGGATTGGTTGCACGGACAGTGGGCGATGATATAGTAGCTTTGGTCATGCCGTTTATTGAAGAGAATATAACCAAACCAGATTGGAGGCAAAGGGAAGCTGCAACTTATGCCTTTGGCTCTATTTTAGAAGGTCCATCCCCTGATAAACTTGTGCCGCTGGTGAATATGGCTTTGAATTTCATGCTCTCTGCATTGATGAAAGATCCAAATAACCATGTAAAAGACACAACTGCATGGACTCTTGGACGGATGTTTGAATTTTTGCATGGATCGGCACTGGATACTCCTATCATCACTCCGGCTAACTGCCAACAGATCATTACTGTGCTGGTTCAGAGTATGAAAGATGTTCCAAATGTTGCTGAGAAGGCTTGTGGTGCTCTTTACTTTCTTGCCCAAGGCTATGAGGATGCCGGATCTTCATCCTCTCCGTTGACCCCTTTCTTTCAAGAAATTGTTCAAGCTCTCCTCAATGTAACTCACAGAGAGGATGCTGGAGAATCTCGCCTTAGAACAGCAGCCTATGAAGCCTTAAATGAAGTGGTGAGGTGTTCTAATGATGAAACAGCTCCGATGGTAGTACAGCTTGTTCCTGTCATCATGTTGGAGCTCCATCAGACTCTTGAGAATCAGAAGGTGTCATCCGACGAGAGGCAGAATGAGTTACAAGGACTTCTATGTGGTTGCTTGCAGGTTATCATACAGAAGTTGGGATCTTCTGAACCAACGAAATATCATTTCATGCAGTATGCTGACCAAATAATGGGTTTGTTTTTGAGAGTTTTTGCATCACGAAGTGCAACAGCTCATGAGGAGGCCATGCTTGCCATTGGAGCTTTGGCCTATGCAACTGGAGCTGATTTTGCAAAATACATGACAGAATTTTACAAGTATTTGGAGATGGGtctccaaaattttgaagactACCAGGTTTGTGCTATCACTGTGGGTGTGGTTGGTGATGTGTGCAGAGCCTTGGAGGAGAAAATACTGCCTTATTGTGATGGGATAATGACCCAACTTCTTAAGGATTTGTCCAGCAATCAGTTGCATAGGTCTGTTAAGCCTCCTATCTTTTCATGTTTTGGAGATATTGCCCTGGCAATTGGAGAAAACTTTGAGAAGTACCTGTTATATGCAATGCCTATGCTTCAAAGTGCTGCTGAGCTCTCTGCTCACACAGCGGGTGCTGATGACGATATGACAGAATACACAAATTCTTTGAGAAATGGAATCCTAGAAGCATACTCAGGGATCTTCCAAGGGTTTAAAGGTTCACCAAAAACCCAGCTTTTGATGCCTTATGCTCCTCATGTGCTGCAATTCTTGGATAGTTTGTACATGGAGAAGGACAT GGATGATGTTGTGACGAAGACAGCAATTGGTGTGCTTGGAGATTTAGCTGATACTTTGGGTAGTAATGCTGGCCACTTGATTCAGCAGTCTGTGTCTAGCAAAGACTTCCTCAAAGAGTGTTTATCATCTGATGATCATTTGATTAAGGAATCTGCTGAATGGGCCAAGTTGGCAATTAGTCGAGCAATTTCATTTTGA